The Halanaerobium praevalens DSM 2228 genome contains a region encoding:
- a CDS encoding zinc metalloprotease HtpX produces MHRIKTFLLMFSLIIIFMFFGGMIAGENGVVMAFVFALAINFISYWNSDKLAIKMTKSKPLSESEAPEIYKIVRKLSQNAKLPMPDIYLTPSNQPNAFATGRNPENAAIAVTKGLIRLLNADELEGVIAHELAHVKNRDTLISTMAAVMAGALAFLARMGRFRMLFGGRRNNNGAGALLQLVAIIFAPLAAILIKMAISRSREYIADETGGKISGNPEGLASALEKMETYSQRGQQMQINEAAAHMFILNPLSSKGMAKLFSSHPPTEARIKKLRQLR; encoded by the coding sequence ATGCACCGCATAAAAACATTTTTATTAATGTTTAGTTTAATAATTATATTTATGTTCTTTGGAGGAATGATTGCTGGTGAAAATGGAGTTGTGATGGCTTTTGTTTTTGCACTTGCAATTAATTTTATTAGCTACTGGAACAGTGACAAACTTGCTATCAAAATGACAAAATCAAAACCTTTAAGTGAAAGTGAAGCTCCTGAAATTTATAAAATAGTCCGTAAACTCAGCCAAAATGCTAAGTTGCCTATGCCGGATATTTATCTGACACCATCAAATCAGCCAAATGCTTTTGCAACTGGTAGAAACCCCGAGAATGCTGCAATAGCAGTAACTAAGGGCTTAATTAGATTGCTAAATGCAGATGAATTAGAGGGAGTAATAGCCCACGAACTGGCTCATGTTAAAAATAGAGATACTCTGATCAGCACCATGGCAGCTGTAATGGCTGGAGCTTTAGCTTTTTTGGCCAGGATGGGTAGATTTAGAATGCTTTTTGGTGGCCGACGCAACAATAATGGAGCTGGAGCTCTGCTGCAATTAGTTGCTATCATTTTTGCTCCGCTAGCAGCAATTTTAATTAAAATGGCAATTTCCCGCTCTAGAGAGTATATTGCTGATGAAACAGGTGGCAAAATATCTGGTAATCCAGAAGGACTGGCAAGTGCTTTAGAAAAAATGGAAACTTACAGCCAGAGAGGACAGCAGATGCAAATCAATGAAGCAGCAGCCCATATGTTTATTTTAAATCCACTTTCTAGTAAGGGAATGGCAAAACTATTTAGCTCTCATCCACCAACTGAAGCAAGAATAAAAAAACTGCGCCAGCTAAGATAA
- a CDS encoding LysR family transcriptional regulator → MIDFRHHTFLHLCQIKNYTKTAKKLHITQPTVTQHIKYLEDYYKVKLFNYKAKNLKITKAGKKLYTYTERMIADSKEVKKNISQKSSIQNIKFGATLSIGEFVMPELLNRVMNTQNNINLDMLVENTESLLNKLKNGKINFAILEGFFDKSKFGYQLFSKEKFIGVCSPKSKYAKLAIKLENLLDCNLILREKGSGTRDILEQILYTNNLSKESFASTMEIGNLNVIKELAAQNKGISFMYQAAAQRYLENNQLSILKIKDFDIIRFLIKF, encoded by the coding sequence ATGATAGACTTTAGACATCATACTTTTTTACATCTCTGCCAAATAAAAAATTATACAAAAACAGCTAAAAAATTACATATTACTCAACCAACTGTAACTCAGCATATTAAATATTTAGAAGATTACTATAAAGTTAAATTATTTAATTATAAAGCAAAAAACTTAAAAATTACTAAAGCAGGTAAAAAACTTTATACTTATACAGAAAGAATGATTGCTGATAGTAAAGAAGTAAAGAAAAATATAAGCCAAAAATCAAGTATTCAAAACATTAAATTTGGAGCAACTCTTTCCATTGGCGAATTTGTAATGCCAGAACTTCTAAATAGAGTTATGAATACTCAAAATAATATAAATTTAGATATGTTAGTGGAAAATACAGAATCACTGCTTAATAAATTAAAAAATGGTAAAATAAACTTTGCTATTCTTGAAGGTTTTTTTGATAAGTCTAAATTTGGTTATCAACTTTTTAGTAAAGAAAAATTTATTGGAGTTTGTTCTCCTAAATCAAAATATGCTAAGCTAGCAATCAAACTTGAAAATCTGCTTGATTGTAATTTAATTTTAAGAGAAAAAGGTTCAGGTACTAGAGATATTTTAGAGCAAATTTTATATACAAATAATTTAAGTAAAGAAAGTTTTGCTTCTACAATGGAAATTGGTAATTTAAATGTTATTAAAGAATTAGCTGCTCAAAATAAAGGAATTTCTTTTATGTATCAAGCTGCTGCTCAGAGATATTTAGAGAATAATCAACTTTCAATTTTAAAAATCAAAGATTTTGATATAATTAGATTTCTCATTAAATTTTAA
- a CDS encoding potassium channel family protein codes for MDIILVGGGKLIYHLAKKLISKGHFLTIINKDQKLAEDLARKINATVVYGDATNKSVLEDAGAYKADNLVSLTQKDHDNLFICKMAMGYFGVERTTALVNNPENEELFNNLGITGIFNITDLISSIIEQSVVSEDVSNLTMIEEGKLSIFQVEVSPLSDAVGKEIKEIDLPLTIVLGGIVRNGDITIPRGGSQVQAGDKIVIISLPEEQAEAIKVFGGEE; via the coding sequence GTGGATATAATATTAGTTGGTGGAGGTAAATTAATTTATCACCTTGCCAAAAAACTTATTTCAAAAGGTCATTTTTTGACTATTATTAATAAAGATCAAAAATTAGCTGAAGATTTAGCAAGAAAAATTAATGCAACAGTTGTTTATGGTGATGCGACAAATAAATCTGTTTTAGAAGATGCTGGAGCTTATAAGGCTGATAATTTAGTTTCTTTGACTCAAAAAGACCATGATAACCTTTTTATTTGTAAAATGGCAATGGGATATTTTGGAGTTGAAAGAACAACTGCTTTAGTTAATAATCCAGAAAATGAAGAATTATTTAATAATTTAGGTATTACTGGTATTTTTAATATTACTGATTTAATTAGCTCTATAATCGAGCAGAGTGTAGTTTCAGAAGATGTTAGTAATTTGACTATGATTGAAGAGGGAAAATTAAGTATTTTCCAAGTTGAAGTTTCTCCCTTATCTGATGCTGTAGGCAAGGAGATTAAAGAAATTGATTTACCTTTAACTATAGTTTTAGGTGGTATAGTTCGTAATGGAGATATAACAATCCCTCGTGGTGGCTCTCAAGTTCAGGCTGGGGATAAAATAGTTATTATTTCTTTACCTGAAGAGCAGGCAGAGGCAATTAAAGTTTTTGGTGGTGAAGAATAA
- a CDS encoding HAMP domain-containing sensor histidine kinase: MNFKTLKAKILLGFAVMIIIITGVVGWSIYNFETLSNAINDILVENYRSIKASDSMVESIERQDSSLLLLLRSNEKKGREIFRINEKEFYSWLARAEDNITIAGEGEILNKINTKYFKFISNFDEFHNSKEEKRWEIYNENLLPYFNEIKNDIRELRELNRQAMVDAQKNANSRANQAIIYTLVLASTVIIFSLIFVFYLTKQILKPIKELEKGIKEVADRNFQQHVEVASEDEIGSLANEFNEMISKLKEYEKINIKKLLMEKEKSEAVVNNLNNPLIVTDHDHKIVLINEVAKKLFSLNKDIINTHFLEVIQAEEIFEYIKNPEEKEKNIFNFTKDGKEKHYRISTNKVVDEDEEYQFTVTLLEDITNLKEIDNMKSEFVSTVSHEFRTPLTSMNMGLSMVINEDTGKLNEEQRELLEAAYEDVERLTGLVNDLLDLSKIESGRIEMEFDKVNINEIVEKTLDPFYKQAKEKEIALNFNKQENNIFAWADPTKVSWVISNLIGNALRYADNGEIEIKAEVKGRRVLVSVTDDGPGIPKEYQSKIFDKFVRAGNDKNEKSGTGLGLAISKEIITAHNGRIWVESEEGNGSTFSFYIPRFGYQEGNNE; encoded by the coding sequence ATGAATTTTAAAACTTTAAAAGCAAAGATACTTTTAGGTTTTGCAGTTATGATTATAATTATAACTGGAGTTGTTGGGTGGAGTATTTATAATTTTGAAACCCTGTCAAATGCAATTAATGATATTTTAGTTGAAAATTATAGAAGTATTAAAGCTAGTGATAGTATGGTAGAATCTATTGAAAGACAAGATAGTTCTTTACTTTTACTTTTGAGATCAAATGAAAAAAAAGGTAGAGAAATATTTAGAATTAATGAAAAAGAATTCTATAGTTGGTTAGCTAGAGCAGAAGATAATATAACTATAGCAGGTGAAGGAGAAATTTTAAATAAAATTAATACCAAATATTTTAAATTTATTTCTAATTTTGATGAATTTCATAATTCTAAAGAAGAAAAACGCTGGGAAATATATAATGAAAATTTACTTCCTTATTTTAATGAAATTAAAAATGATATTAGAGAATTAAGAGAACTTAATAGACAAGCGATGGTTGATGCTCAAAAAAATGCTAATAGTAGGGCTAATCAGGCAATAATTTATACTCTAGTTTTAGCTTCAACTGTAATCATTTTTTCTTTGATTTTTGTATTTTACTTAACAAAACAAATTTTAAAACCAATTAAAGAATTAGAAAAAGGAATTAAAGAAGTTGCAGATCGAAATTTTCAACAACATGTTGAAGTGGCATCTGAAGATGAGATTGGTTCTTTAGCAAATGAATTTAATGAGATGATTTCAAAATTAAAAGAATATGAAAAAATAAATATAAAGAAGTTACTAATGGAAAAAGAAAAATCAGAAGCAGTAGTTAATAATTTAAATAATCCTTTGATTGTGACTGATCATGATCATAAAATTGTTTTAATTAATGAAGTAGCAAAAAAGTTGTTCTCTCTTAATAAAGATATAATAAACACTCATTTTTTAGAAGTTATTCAAGCAGAAGAAATATTTGAATATATAAAAAATCCGGAAGAAAAAGAAAAAAATATTTTTAATTTCACAAAAGATGGAAAAGAAAAACATTATCGTATTTCTACTAACAAAGTAGTAGATGAGGATGAAGAATATCAGTTTACTGTTACTCTTTTAGAAGATATTACTAATTTAAAAGAGATTGATAATATGAAATCTGAATTCGTTTCCACTGTTTCACATGAATTTAGAACTCCTTTAACTTCGATGAATATGGGGTTAAGCATGGTAATTAATGAAGATACAGGAAAACTGAATGAAGAACAGAGAGAACTATTAGAAGCTGCTTATGAAGATGTTGAGAGGTTAACTGGATTAGTAAATGATCTGCTTGATTTATCAAAAATTGAATCTGGTAGAATTGAGATGGAATTTGATAAGGTTAATATTAATGAAATTGTAGAAAAAACCTTAGATCCATTTTATAAACAAGCAAAAGAAAAAGAGATAGCTTTAAATTTTAATAAGCAAGAGAATAATATTTTTGCTTGGGCTGATCCTACTAAAGTTAGTTGGGTTATTTCTAATTTAATTGGAAATGCACTTCGCTATGCAGATAATGGTGAAATAGAAATTAAGGCAGAGGTAAAAGGAAGAAGGGTTTTGGTCTCAGTAACTGACGATGGTCCTGGAATTCCAAAGGAATATCAATCAAAGATTTTTGATAAATTTGTAAGAGCTGGTAATGATAAAAATGAGAAAAGTGGTACAGGACTTGGTCTTGCTATTTCAAAGGAAATTATAACTGCTCATAATGGTAGAATCTGGGTGGAAAGTGAAGAAGGTAATGGTTCTACTTTCTCTTTTTATATTCCTCGCTTTGGTTATCAGGAGGGAAATAATGAATAA
- a CDS encoding response regulator has product MKNKVLIVDDEKNIRLTLKTALKKAGYQVETAVNGEDGLSILKEEEIPVILLDMKMPGMDGIQFLKEIANDNFETKVIMITGYGSVETAVETLKLGAVDYLRKPFKPEEIIGIVEDVFERYKVENSGEEVESFEEYIMLAKNSINKRDFTQAKKMLRQATSLDSQKPEPFNLLGIIYEMQHKQAEAMKMYRAALALNPAYKPANDNIERAGESMGSINLDKINFGDDEEEN; this is encoded by the coding sequence ATGAAGAATAAAGTATTAATTGTAGATGATGAAAAAAATATTCGTTTAACTTTAAAAACAGCTTTGAAAAAAGCTGGTTATCAAGTAGAAACCGCTGTGAATGGTGAAGATGGGTTAAGTATCTTAAAGGAAGAAGAAATTCCCGTTATTTTGCTTGATATGAAAATGCCAGGAATGGATGGAATTCAATTTTTAAAAGAAATTGCTAATGATAATTTTGAAACTAAGGTTATTATGATTACTGGTTATGGTAGTGTAGAAACAGCAGTTGAAACTTTAAAATTAGGTGCTGTTGATTATTTAAGAAAACCTTTTAAACCAGAAGAAATAATTGGAATAGTAGAAGATGTATTTGAACGTTATAAAGTTGAAAATAGTGGTGAGGAAGTAGAAAGTTTTGAGGAATATATAATGCTTGCTAAAAATTCTATTAATAAAAGAGATTTTACTCAAGCAAAGAAAATGCTACGGCAAGCAACTTCTTTAGACTCTCAAAAGCCAGAGCCTTTTAATCTTTTAGGAATTATTTATGAAATGCAGCATAAACAGGCAGAAGCTATGAAAATGTATAGAGCTGCTCTTGCTTTAAATCCAGCTTATAAACCAGCAAATGATAATATTGAAAGAGCTGGTGAGTCAATGGGATCTATTAATTTAGATAAGATTAACTTTGGAGATGATGAGGAGGAAAATTAA
- a CDS encoding response regulator: MNKILVVDDEKNIRLVVGKSLEKSGFDIVYAIDGLEAVEKANESNPDLVLLDLRLPKMNGFLVLEALKSNAATEEIPVIILSALSEEDDVQKAISLGAEDFLVKPISQGDLLASVEEAFSEKNEENKKEVNNNEE; the protein is encoded by the coding sequence ATGAATAAAATATTAGTAGTAGATGATGAAAAAAATATTAGACTAGTAGTTGGTAAGAGTCTTGAAAAATCAGGTTTTGATATTGTTTATGCCATTGATGGATTGGAAGCAGTTGAAAAAGCAAATGAATCTAATCCTGATTTAGTCTTACTTGATCTAAGATTACCAAAAATGAATGGTTTTTTAGTTTTAGAAGCACTTAAAAGTAATGCAGCAACAGAAGAGATCCCTGTAATTATATTATCTGCTTTATCAGAGGAAGATGATGTACAGAAGGCTATTTCTTTGGGGGCAGAAGACTTTTTAGTTAAACCAATCAGTCAAGGTGATCTATTGGCTTCAGTTGAAGAAGCTTTTTCAGAAAAGAATGAGGAAAATAAGAAGGAGGTTAATAATAATGAAGAATAA
- a CDS encoding potassium channel family protein — protein MFIVIIGCGRTGSLLAGNLSRSGHEVVVIENNAESFSLLPVDFSGFQIEGDAAENDILKEGKIESADLVIVSTGNDQINYLVSQMAKINFDVPRIMVRTIDPAVEKMYKNENKVESFSQISLLADNMISKIEQEGMSL, from the coding sequence ATGTTTATAGTAATTATTGGCTGTGGCAGGACTGGTTCTTTATTAGCTGGTAACCTATCTCGTTCAGGTCATGAAGTAGTTGTGATTGAAAATAATGCAGAATCTTTTTCTTTACTTCCAGTTGATTTTTCTGGTTTTCAAATTGAGGGAGATGCAGCTGAAAATGATATTTTAAAAGAGGGAAAAATAGAATCAGCTGATTTAGTAATTGTAAGTACTGGTAATGATCAAATAAATTATCTAGTTTCACAAATGGCAAAAATAAATTTTGATGTGCCTAGAATAATGGTTCGAACAATTGATCCAGCTGTAGAAAAAATGTATAAAAATGAAAATAAAGTTGAAAGTTTTTCTCAAATTTCTCTTTTAGCAGATAATATGATTAGTAAAATTGAGCAAGAAGGGATGAGTTTATAG
- a CDS encoding TrkH family potassium uptake protein, whose amino-acid sequence MKYKNLIISRYFLISKYIGVIIMFAGAAIASPLLFLTAYPEESFLAPQFLLAAGLSVLVGLALYSYGNKHQEEDVELSLNEGSIIVIFSWLGAIFFSAIPFVTILDMSWSHSIFEVVSGWTTTGLSLVDVTKAPKLILIWRSIMQFFGGAGLAVIALSSLLPVHGMGLYMAEARSDKLLPHVKRSTMMIMKIYTFYTVAGIFLYYFSGMPMFDSINHSMAAISTGGFSTQPDSIGHYNSLSIEVVTIILMFLGTINFATHYTLIKGKINTFFKNAEIRLMITLFTLLTPILMFFSLNSLYPKLGENFRITFFQIITALSTTGFSTIAFAGWPIFANFIIILIMLVGGGTGSTAGGIKQYRIYLIFKSIFWEIKEQFLPRRSVSSNYLWRGENKFYVKDQHIKDVANYIILYLFTFFVGVAIHTAYGYSLLDSMFEFGSALGTVGLSIGLISPTAPTGIIWTQTIGMFLGRLEFFIILYAGIKLAKDGIYIVKK is encoded by the coding sequence ATGAAATATAAAAATTTAATTATTTCCCGTTATTTTTTAATTTCCAAATATATTGGAGTTATTATTATGTTTGCTGGAGCAGCTATTGCTTCACCACTTTTATTTTTAACAGCTTATCCAGAAGAGTCATTTTTAGCACCTCAATTTTTATTAGCAGCTGGACTTTCTGTATTAGTTGGTTTAGCTCTTTATAGTTATGGGAATAAACATCAAGAAGAAGATGTTGAGCTATCATTAAATGAAGGAAGTATAATAGTCATATTTTCTTGGCTTGGTGCTATTTTCTTTTCTGCTATTCCTTTTGTGACAATATTAGATATGAGTTGGTCACACTCCATTTTTGAAGTTGTAAGTGGTTGGACAACTACTGGTTTATCATTGGTAGATGTTACAAAAGCTCCGAAATTAATTTTAATTTGGCGGAGTATTATGCAATTTTTTGGTGGAGCTGGCTTAGCAGTAATTGCTTTATCATCTTTACTTCCAGTTCATGGAATGGGACTTTATATGGCAGAAGCTAGAAGTGATAAATTACTACCTCATGTTAAGAGATCAACAATGATGATTATGAAGATCTATACCTTTTATACAGTTGCTGGAATATTTTTGTATTATTTTTCTGGAATGCCAATGTTTGATTCAATTAATCACTCAATGGCTGCAATTTCTACTGGAGGATTTTCTACTCAACCAGATAGTATAGGCCATTATAATAGTCTTTCAATTGAAGTAGTTACTATAATTTTAATGTTTTTGGGTACAATTAACTTTGCTACTCATTATACATTGATTAAAGGTAAAATAAATACATTTTTTAAGAATGCAGAGATTCGTTTAATGATTACTTTATTTACTTTATTAACACCTATTTTAATGTTCTTTTCTTTAAATTCTCTCTATCCTAAGTTAGGTGAGAATTTTAGGATTACTTTTTTTCAAATTATTACAGCTTTATCTACAACTGGATTTTCTACAATTGCTTTTGCAGGTTGGCCTATATTTGCTAATTTTATTATAATTTTAATTATGCTTGTTGGTGGTGGAACAGGTTCAACTGCTGGTGGTATTAAGCAGTATAGAATTTATTTGATTTTCAAATCAATCTTTTGGGAAATTAAAGAACAGTTTTTACCTCGGAGAAGTGTGAGCAGTAATTATCTTTGGCGGGGAGAAAATAAGTTTTATGTCAAAGATCAACATATTAAAGATGTAGCAAATTATATAATCTTATATTTATTTACTTTTTTTGTTGGAGTAGCAATTCATACAGCTTATGGCTATTCTCTTTTAGATAGTATGTTTGAATTTGGTTCTGCTTTAGGAACAGTTGGGCTTTCAATTGGTCTGATTTCTCCAACTGCCCCAACAGGTATTATTTGGACTCAGACTATAGGTATGTTTTTAGGAAGATTAGAGTTTTTTATTATTCTTTATGCAGGAATTAAATTAGCTAAGGATGGAATATATATAGTAAAAAAATAG
- a CDS encoding potassium channel family protein, which translates to MKQFIVVGLGRFGTSVAKTLAENGHDVLAIDCDPEKVQAISSDVTHAVEADATDEETLKTLGVRNFDVAIISIGDNVSANILCTLILKELNLPYVIVKAPDTLHGKVLTKVGADRVVYPERDMGARIAQNLISSNVLDYIEFAPEYGVIEILASGKMIGKTLKELELRANFDVNVMAIKRGEQLYISPGANDKILEGDKLVLMGKNENLEKMKNFGN; encoded by the coding sequence ATGAAACAATTTATTGTTGTAGGATTAGGAAGATTTGGAACTAGTGTTGCTAAAACTTTAGCAGAAAATGGACATGATGTTTTAGCAATTGATTGTGATCCCGAAAAGGTACAGGCAATTAGTTCAGATGTTACTCATGCTGTGGAAGCAGATGCAACTGATGAAGAAACATTAAAAACTTTAGGAGTAAGGAATTTTGATGTAGCAATTATTAGTATTGGAGATAATGTTTCAGCAAATATTTTATGTACCTTAATTTTAAAAGAATTAAATTTACCATATGTAATTGTAAAAGCTCCTGATACTTTGCATGGAAAAGTTTTAACTAAAGTTGGAGCAGATAGAGTAGTCTATCCTGAAAGAGATATGGGGGCTAGAATAGCTCAGAATCTAATTTCATCTAATGTATTAGATTATATAGAATTTGCCCCAGAATATGGAGTGATTGAAATCTTAGCTAGTGGAAAAATGATTGGCAAGACTTTAAAAGAATTAGAATTAAGGGCTAATTTTGATGTTAATGTAATGGCTATCAAAAGAGGTGAACAATTATATATATCTCCTGGAGCAAATGATAAAATATTAGAAGGAGATAAGCTTGTTTTAATGGGTAAAAATGAAAATTTAGAAAAAATGAAGAATTTTGGTAATTAG